CTCATCAATTTCTACCAGCATGTATTTATTCAGCTGCCATCAAAGGTTCGAGAATATACCCAAATTCGGTTAGCACTAATACGAATTGTTGTAGGCCTCCCACGGTTTGACAAAGAGATGGAGCTCTCTGAACTCATGCTGCAAATAAGATCAATTGGCAGTGACTTCGATCAAATAATTTAGAATCACATGTAAGTGCACTTATTACCACAAAATAAAAGCTAGAACTATACATAATCCGGTATTCATTATGTATTTTGTCAATGaaataaatgtttttcaaaacTTACCTCTTGGGAGATTGCAGTACTGGTAAAATTGTTGAAACTGAAAGTTGGGCTCCACCTGTCCGAAATTGCCAAAGAATCATCAACAGTCTGTCCTGTTGTTCCTAAATTCTTCTCCTCCTGTGGCTCTTCAGATTGAGCTAGAAAGTTGGAGGCAGCTTTCACGTTGTTGCTACCTTGGATTCCAGATTCTTCACAGGTTTCATATAGACTACTCTCGTTCAAGTCAGTCTTCATTGCTTCACTACATGGTTTTGGTGCATCAAGCCTTCGCATCCACAGCTTCTCTACTGTCCTCTCCCTCGCCCTTGCCCTCGCCTTCTTCCTTGATTCTCTTGCAAGCAGGTAAAACGAATTCCTGCGGGATTGcctggtttttttttccttgatcgGTGGCTTTTCTTGAGTGACACTGGCTGAGTGATCCCCATTACCAGCTGCCTCATCAATTCCAGACGCCACATCGCACTCTGATGTAGATGTGCTACCGGCAGTGCAACTGTTTGTCTTTGCAGCGCTTCTTGAAAGCTCCTTGATGGCAGACTTGGAGTGTAACAGCAGCCACTCAACAGTTTTACTCGCTTTATCGAATCCCAGCATGTCCTGAAGATCGAAAAACTCGCGGGCGACCTCAAGGGACAATCTCATTCTTCGATCTCTTGGACCGCGAGCAGTATAAATCTTACTGTGTCGATCCTTCTTTGAGGTTCTCTTTCTAGGAACCGGGTCGGGAGTGGAAtggtttttcttgaaattgcctcctcctcctcctcctcttgccGATGCTTCATTTGCATTGACGTTGTTGTTCAGATCCACCATGTTCGCGAGTGTATGAGCTACCACTGCAGCATCATCGCTACTTGCTGGTTGTTGTGGCTGCGGAAGTAAGAGGTCAAGGCCATGCTCGAGAAAGGAGCTGCTGTCATCTTCATAGTAGTGAAGGAAAGGAGagggaatgttgaagagagaAACTAGGTGGTCTTCTTGTTTGGAGTTTGGGATGGCATCACTTGAAAGGGGCTTGTGTAGAATTGTTAGGCCATCCCAAATAGAGATGGGGTCAATGCCATTGCTGTTTGAGGGAAACATTTTGGCCCTTAAGCTGAGATTGCACGAAACACAACCCTAGACTTGGCAGCTGGCCTCTCGGTCACAGTTGGAAAGtgacataaaaaagaaagtacTATCTATAGGAACAGCTCCATCCTTTTCACCAATTCAAATATCTGCACGAAACAACAATGAACTGAGAGAGACACCCAAAAACTACcgcttcttctttctcctttttctctttttccaccGTTGCTTGCTTTTAGCTAGAGCTCTAGGAAGAATTTTCTTAGTAGATATAGAGCTCCAAGCTACATTTCCGTGGATTGAGATTGCTTGCCTATTTTAGCTTTGAAGGCAAAAGGACTGAAAGCTTTGAGAAAGACAGCGGATGATGGAGAAGAGAGGCAAATATCCATTCTgtccacgggagagagagagagagagagagagagagagagggcacaCTTTAAATGGGGAGAGCGTGAGTAGATGAAGAGCTTAGAGACTCCGAGAATATACTTGGGGACAAGGAGTCATCTTTTTCGAAATCTTTTCGCTGGAGCAAAAGTTGGCACTTGAGCTTGGAGCATGAAAAGGAAAGCTGGGAAAACACAGGCGGTCATGTTGTGGGGGGAGTGAGTGGATAGGAAAGACTTGGTATTGTGCCACTTCACGCGTTGGCTGGTGGGATAGATTGACATTGAACTCCCTCGGCTTCCCCTACTTTCAAACCCCCATTTCAATCAACAAGAGAGTTGCATGGAATCCCACAATGgacagggggagagagagagagagagagagagagagagatgatgatggCCCTTTGTGCTCCGAATTTGTACTTGACATCCTCCTTGTGTATTAGGGTTGCCTTTTCCCTCGTAACAAAGTACTCATTTTGATTAGGACCTTACAGAAAGGTTAATTTTATTGCAGTACAGCTTGGATTTAGATGCCGTTACCCGAGATCTAGCTTCGTAGCTGATCATCATTTAACAAGTGATGAAGAGGTTTAACGAACTTCTTCTTGTAAATGACGTGCGacaattttttctcaaaaaatcgATTTAAGTAACATTCTTTCGTACGAATAGAGTTGTAAAAAGGTCAAGTCCTCTTTGGGAGTTCCTATGGCTTTGAATGCTTCTGCAGCTCTATCAGTCAGACGTCTAAGTTGGTCTTCTTGATTCTCCGCGctttatttttagtattttattcATCAAATTATTGTGAGAAGGGTATATTGTCTTTTCCCCCTGaagtacatatatatttttagacAAACTACATATGTTATCTACAACTATTTTAGTAAGGAGTGTCTGTAAAACACTTGCTAAATAATCAAATAAGGAGAGCCTGTAAATTCCAAATACTAACTTTCCTCACGATACAATCGATATTGCACAATTTGCTATAGTGGACTATCAAGAGTGGTCTTAAAACAATTATTAAGCATACTTTTACGAGAAATGTACTCAACAGTGAAGACATTGACTACACATGATACGGGACAAGCCAATTCACCGAAAGATGGAGAATGCCTTAAGCTAATTGCTTAACACGTGCCCTAGAGTATGTTTTAATAGAATCCTTTTTATTGAGTATCCTAAACTACGTGCCTCATGCAACATGACTTTGTTGAATGTTGTGATGGATGTTGTTATCAAGTGTCCTTGGACAACTGTTACTCGATAAGGAAATTCTCATGATACACTCGCTATAGGTATGAGAAATATGCCTGCCAAAATGGgtcattaatttatttcttaacctagagagagagagagagagagagagagggagagagagagattagttATATTTTGGATCATAAATGCTTAGACATAATTTTATGGGTCATAAATTGCTTTAATATGAACGTTAAAAGGGTTCACAATTTATTTACATTTAATCCACCTTTATGACTTTTGATTTCGTGTTCTATTACTTCATGTTTTCTCTTTAGTTTGGATATAAATATTCCTAAATTGCGTTGAACATAGAAATATTTTAGCAATATGAGTCGAGTTGTGTATGAGTCATTAAATTAAAGATTATATAGAAATTGGTCAAAATAGGttaaatatgtcaatttagaTCGAATTATTTTCGATTCACTCATTTAACAAGTCTAACGAGAAAGATGATGTTTAGAAACGACAAACTTTGTCTAGTGAGATTTTTAAAGAGGAGATAGTCGTTAATGGAAATCCTTAATCATGGCTTATCAGGCAATTGCGGAGGGCTTTTCACATTGGTGTTGGAATAAAATTGTGTGCTCGGAATTCTGTCCACAATTCCAGCCTCCACGTGGCGAAATCTAGCCGAAGACGAGGACAATTATTTGAAGGGCTGAACCTGCCGAGGGAGGCATTTCTTCTTTGACTACAGTCTACGCAAGTCGCTTTCACTAAAAAGAGAAActttcttccctctctcccctccctcaCATCTATCAATTCTTATGGAGCATGCTGTTGGGTTAGCTCCATGCGTGCTTATCTTTTACCCTctatctctcctctctctctctctagtttgtACTTGATCTGATGAGGGTAATTTGGGACTTTTGAGCACTTAATTAACTGGCATCATGTGGGTACGAGTTTCTTAATCATGGTTCTTTGATGTTCTTGCTCCTTTTCCCATCGTGTTTGTACTCTAGGAGTACCCTTACAAAAAATCGGTATTCTTGTGTAAGTTTCCAACGCAGGGATTCTTTGCCCGGTCTTTGTACTTACGGGGAGGCATTACAAAACCCTAGCCAATCGCTGCTTGCCTTAACTACTATTTGCCCATCTCATCTCACCTGTCTTCGAAAATGGCAATAGTCCTACCCACAATTGAAGCAAAGTCCCTCTTTTGCAGACTACTACCATCCCTTTCTTAGGTGTTCCTTTCTTGCCATTTATACATGCCGTCCTTGCCACTAAGCAAAAAGAAGCtcctctctcattctctctcttctctctctctctagctgaGACAGACCTTTTTAGGCTGGCATGATAACCCAGGACCACATGAAATGGGGGGAAAACTGGGGTGGTTCTCAGGTTGCTATCAAGAGAAGACGATAACTATGAAAAAGATAGGTTGAATGTACCCCATTTGAGTGATGATGGTGAATGCATATGAACCCTAAAAGATGTCTTGCCTTTAAGTGCTTTCATTTCCATGTGGTGCTGCCCTGTACCAcccctccaaaagaaagaaaaaatggtgGTTGAGCTCATCAGAACGCTTCTCTCATCATGCCCTTCAACTGATGTCTCCGGTCATCACCACCTTATAAAAGACTCATCCCGGATTGAGTCGTGTCACATTTTCTCCTTCATATCAGCAACATACTCTTTCTCGGTGACACATACCTATCTGTCACAGGATTTTGGTCTCTGTAGATTTTTCTTAAAAGCctaaacaagaaaattaaagaagcgGCAGCAgcagaaggaaaaataaaaataaaaaataaaacaaattagcTAGTACTTGCTGGTCGTGGTACAGATAGAATTTTGACAGTTGGGGTGGAAAAAATAAGTTCAAATTGTTCACTTATCTCCTTACGTTGTGAATGAAAAATATCTCGTGGATGGTGATCTCAGCCAAGCATTCATGTGGGCTGTCATCATCCAATGGAGATGAGTGGTCTGAGCTAAGTTTGTGTGCTATGGCCCTAAAGCTG
The nucleotide sequence above comes from Eucalyptus grandis isolate ANBG69807.140 chromosome 2, ASM1654582v1, whole genome shotgun sequence. Encoded proteins:
- the LOC104421453 gene encoding transcription factor TB1 — translated: MFPSNSNGIDPISIWDGLTILHKPLSSDAIPNSKQEDHLVSLFNIPSPFLHYYEDDSSSFLEHGLDLLLPQPQQPASSDDAAVVAHTLANMVDLNNNVNANEASARGGGGGGNFKKNHSTPDPVPRKRTSKKDRHSKIYTARGPRDRRMRLSLEVAREFFDLQDMLGFDKASKTVEWLLLHSKSAIKELSRSAAKTNSCTAGSTSTSECDVASGIDEAAGNGDHSASVTQEKPPIKEKKTRQSRRNSFYLLARESRKKARARARERTVEKLWMRRLDAPKPCSEAMKTDLNESSLYETCEESGIQGSNNVKAASNFLAQSEEPQEEKNLGTTGQTVDDSLAISDRWSPTFSFNNFTSTAISQEHEFRELHLFVKPWEAYNNSY